In Desulfoplanes formicivorans, a genomic segment contains:
- a CDS encoding ferritin-like domain-containing protein: protein MTQASREQRRDKVIEVLNTAREMELHAIYQYMNQHYGLDDMDYGELAKNIKLVAIDEMRHAEQFAERIKELGGEPVAASAQEVHKGQKVDQIFTHDSGLEENTIDAYNRFLQVCRDNGDSITAKLFEQIIDEEQEHLSYFENVDNHIQELGTTYLARIAGTPASTGGFSKGFVLASDAE, encoded by the coding sequence ATGACACAAGCATCACGCGAGCAAAGACGGGACAAGGTGATCGAGGTTTTGAACACGGCCCGGGAAATGGAGCTTCATGCCATCTACCAGTACATGAATCAGCACTACGGCCTGGATGACATGGATTACGGCGAACTGGCCAAGAACATCAAACTGGTGGCCATTGACGAGATGCGCCATGCCGAACAATTTGCCGAACGCATCAAGGAACTGGGGGGCGAACCGGTTGCCGCCTCTGCCCAGGAGGTGCACAAGGGGCAGAAGGTTGATCAGATTTTCACCCATGATTCCGGGCTGGAGGAAAACACCATTGATGCCTACAACCGGTTTTTGCAGGTGTGCCGGGACAATGGTGACAGCATCACGGCCAAGCTCTTTGAGCAGATCATTGACGAAGAGCAGGAACACCTGAGCTATTTTGAGAATGTGGACAACCACATCCAGGAGCTGGGCACAACCTATCTGGCTCGCATTGCCGGGACACCGGCCAGTACCGGCGGCTTTTCCAAGGGGTTTGTCCTTGCCAGCGACGCGGAATGA
- the eutC gene encoding ethanolamine ammonia-lyase subunit EutC codes for MTENNQKTWVAEDPWKGLRRITDARIALGRAGSSLPLAAWMAFKLDHARARDAVHSPFQQAQLARELQTAGMECVQLESEVAHRMEYLTRPDKGRRLSTASRDQLKNKASGCDICLVIGDGLSARAIHENAREFTLLAVPLLHRAGFRISPICLVRNARVAIGDEIGEILGARLTVMLIGERPGLSAPNSMGVYMTMHPRTGTTDERRNCISNIRQGGLPPLEGVRKLGYLVEEAFKLGTSGVELKDRMTAGHLPFGISLESLTGS; via the coding sequence ATGACTGAGAACAACCAGAAAACCTGGGTGGCTGAAGACCCCTGGAAGGGACTGCGCCGCATAACCGATGCGCGCATTGCCCTGGGAAGAGCCGGGTCCAGCCTGCCTTTGGCCGCTTGGATGGCCTTCAAACTGGATCATGCCCGGGCCCGGGATGCCGTGCACTCCCCTTTTCAACAGGCCCAGCTGGCCCGGGAGCTGCAGACTGCCGGCATGGAATGTGTCCAGCTGGAATCAGAAGTTGCCCATCGCATGGAATATCTGACCCGGCCCGACAAGGGCCGCCGCCTGAGCACGGCTTCGCGTGACCAGCTGAAGAACAAGGCGTCTGGTTGCGACATCTGTCTGGTCATTGGCGATGGTCTGTCCGCCAGGGCCATCCATGAAAATGCCCGGGAATTCACCCTGCTGGCCGTGCCCCTGCTCCACCGGGCCGGATTCAGGATCAGCCCCATCTGCCTTGTGCGCAATGCCCGGGTGGCCATTGGGGATGAAATCGGCGAGATCCTGGGGGCCAGGCTCACTGTCATGCTCATTGGCGAACGCCCGGGTCTTTCTGCGCCCAATTCCATGGGCGTGTACATGACCATGCATCCACGTACCGGCACCACGGACGAACGCCGCAACTGCATCTCCAATATCCGCCAGGGCGGTCTGCCTCCCCTGGAAGGGGTGCGCAAGCTGGGCTATCTGGTGGAAGAGGCCTTCAAATTGGGCACCAGCGGTGTGGAACTCAAGGACCGCATGACAGCGGGCCACCTGCCCTTTGGCATATCCCTGGAAAGTCTCACCGGGTCCTGA
- a CDS encoding heterodisulfide reductase-related iron-sulfur binding cluster gives MRQIVEECADCGCCRDLMDTNCHFFPRLHELWDREEDTGEKITPQELRALAHLCHYCTLCPCPHIRQDIITAKTLFMDRDGLPLSIRFLEDVQRVGTWCGAMPWLSNRLLQGRVTGRLVRACTGIHPDRRLPSIPRENFTTWARRNNLHHPPASGSNPKVAYFAGCTATHLFPEVARATVELLERNQVTVTCPRLPCCGMPSMVEGDRQKTLASARETIHHLSQLVRDGYTIVCSCPTCGYMLKKVIPQGAYYSEAYQHLVGGTNRQIKVPEHVFSSTPSPTPLSSLARPGKSQETVTLKHPGTGRHQEVTLRVLDRSTYGRIMKDDGYLADIDPLQRIHVAENCQDLGEYLLGLYHKGGLSTSFAPLEANVLYYPPCHQREMGPGNPYMELLGLMDLSRLGAIENNSTLCCGCSGIMGFKDTFHQASLQLGSRLMEHINALSPDLLVTECLSCRLQFEQMSNYPVRHPVELLNRVPDNQ, from the coding sequence ATGCGACAGATTGTTGAAGAGTGTGCGGATTGCGGCTGCTGCCGCGATCTCATGGACACCAACTGCCATTTCTTTCCCCGCCTCCATGAACTCTGGGACCGGGAAGAGGACACAGGCGAAAAGATCACTCCCCAGGAGCTGCGTGCCCTGGCCCACCTGTGCCACTACTGCACTCTGTGCCCCTGCCCCCATATCCGCCAGGACATCATCACCGCCAAAACCCTGTTCATGGACCGGGACGGTCTGCCCCTTTCCATCCGTTTTCTGGAAGATGTGCAGCGGGTGGGCACCTGGTGCGGGGCCATGCCCTGGCTTTCCAACCGTCTTCTCCAGGGCCGGGTCACGGGACGACTTGTTCGCGCCTGCACAGGCATCCATCCTGACCGCCGGCTTCCTTCCATTCCCCGGGAGAATTTTACAACCTGGGCCCGGCGCAACAACCTGCACCACCCGCCTGCATCCGGTTCCAATCCCAAAGTTGCCTATTTTGCAGGCTGCACGGCCACCCATCTCTTTCCAGAAGTGGCCAGAGCAACCGTGGAGCTTCTGGAACGCAACCAGGTCACGGTAACATGTCCCCGGCTGCCCTGCTGCGGCATGCCCAGCATGGTGGAGGGGGACCGGCAAAAGACCCTTGCCTCGGCCCGGGAAACCATCCATCACCTGAGCCAACTGGTCCGGGACGGATACACCATTGTCTGCTCCTGCCCCACCTGCGGGTACATGCTCAAAAAAGTCATCCCCCAGGGGGCCTATTATTCAGAAGCGTACCAGCACCTGGTGGGCGGAACCAACAGGCAGATCAAGGTGCCGGAACACGTGTTTTCCTCCACACCGTCTCCCACACCCCTTTCTTCCCTGGCCCGCCCTGGCAAGAGCCAGGAAACCGTAACCCTGAAACATCCCGGTACGGGCCGCCACCAGGAGGTTACCCTGCGCGTCCTTGACCGATCCACCTATGGCCGGATCATGAAAGATGATGGCTACCTGGCCGACATCGACCCCTTGCAGCGCATCCATGTGGCGGAAAACTGCCAGGATCTGGGGGAATATCTCCTGGGCCTTTACCACAAGGGCGGGCTTTCCACTTCCTTTGCTCCCCTTGAAGCCAATGTGCTCTACTATCCGCCCTGCCACCAGCGGGAAATGGGCCCAGGCAATCCCTACATGGAGCTCCTTGGCCTCATGGACCTCTCCCGCCTGGGCGCCATTGAAAACAACTCCACCCTGTGCTGCGGGTGCAGCGGGATCATGGGCTTCAAGGACACCTTTCACCAGGCATCCCTGCAACTGGGCAGCAGACTCATGGAGCACATCAACGCCCTGTCACCCGACCTGCTGGTCACCGAATGTCTGAGCTGCCGCCTGCAATTTGAGCAGATGAGCAACTACCCGGTGCGCCATCCCGTGGAACTGCTGAACCGGGTTCCCGATAACCAGTGA
- a CDS encoding MFS transporter produces MARMDERTAGLYTITLSQFALVFMLSAVAVAVPALGREFGASASRLGLVESGYISAAAMLLLPVTRLAEKIGRGTTFAGGILLFSLISFILPQARTIDQFIVLRVFQGGGGAMMISTGLAILADLYPGAGRARALGIASAGIYLGLSAGPWLGGILVTHLGWRWIFYSGAVPCLLGFFLSLKTLPVRPVIVPKVRFDWLGALLCALGMIMISQGGSHLQDATGILLVVGGLFCLVAFVFWESHARAPLLDMSIFSNNPSFSLGSLVQFMSYASTFGVTFLLSLYLQVVQGMTASQAGIILMAQPVVQVIFSLVSGNWCERWPAHHVATLGMTIATLGLAAAIPVGHGATLPHLLTVLILCGAGNAIFATANTAVIMGAVQREWYGVASAVVAGARTTGMTFGLVFISGMFALIIGPGALDAQAAPLFVRAMHGCFIVLTLIGGLGVALSHKARLAQKKGSMSR; encoded by the coding sequence ATGGCCCGGATGGATGAGCGCACGGCAGGGTTGTACACCATCACCCTTTCCCAGTTCGCCCTGGTTTTCATGCTTTCGGCCGTGGCCGTGGCCGTGCCTGCCCTGGGGCGTGAATTCGGGGCCAGCGCCTCCCGTCTGGGGCTGGTGGAGTCGGGGTATATTTCCGCAGCCGCCATGCTGCTTTTGCCCGTGACCCGCCTGGCCGAGAAAATCGGACGCGGCACAACCTTTGCCGGGGGCATTCTGCTCTTTTCCCTGATCAGTTTCATCCTTCCCCAGGCCCGGACCATTGATCAATTCATTGTTCTGCGCGTGTTCCAGGGAGGCGGTGGGGCCATGATGATCTCCACGGGTCTGGCCATTCTGGCAGATCTGTATCCCGGAGCCGGACGGGCCCGGGCCCTGGGCATTGCCTCGGCCGGCATCTACCTGGGACTTTCTGCCGGACCGTGGCTGGGGGGCATCCTTGTCACCCATCTGGGCTGGCGCTGGATTTTCTACAGCGGAGCTGTTCCCTGTCTGCTGGGATTTTTCCTGTCCCTGAAAACCCTGCCTGTCCGTCCTGTCATTGTACCCAAGGTGCGCTTTGACTGGCTGGGCGCCCTGTTGTGCGCCCTGGGCATGATCATGATCTCCCAGGGCGGTTCCCATCTGCAGGATGCAACAGGCATCCTTCTGGTGGTGGGCGGTCTTTTTTGCCTGGTCGCCTTTGTGTTCTGGGAAAGCCATGCCAGGGCCCCCCTGCTGGACATGAGCATCTTCAGCAACAATCCGTCCTTTTCCCTGGGAAGTCTGGTGCAGTTCATGAGCTATGCCTCAACCTTTGGGGTGACCTTTTTGCTCTCCCTGTACCTGCAGGTGGTCCAGGGCATGACCGCCAGCCAGGCCGGGATCATTCTCATGGCCCAGCCTGTGGTGCAGGTGATCTTTTCCCTGGTTTCCGGCAACTGGTGCGAGCGGTGGCCTGCCCATCACGTGGCCACCCTGGGCATGACCATCGCCACCCTGGGTCTGGCCGCGGCCATACCTGTGGGGCATGGGGCCACGCTGCCCCATCTTCTCACGGTGCTGATCCTGTGCGGGGCAGGAAACGCCATTTTTGCCACGGCCAACACCGCGGTCATCATGGGGGCTGTGCAGCGGGAATGGTATGGCGTGGCCTCTGCGGTTGTTGCCGGTGCCCGGACCACGGGCATGACCTTTGGTCTGGTGTTCATCAGCGGGATGTTTGCCCTGATCATCGGTCCCGGGGCCCTGGACGCCCAGGCTGCACCCCTTTTTGTGCGGGCCATGCACGGGTGTTTCATTGTCCTTACCCTTATCGGCGGTCTGGGTGTTGCCCTGTCCCACAAGGCCCGGCTGGCACAAAAAAAGGGATCCATGTCCAGGTGA
- a CDS encoding acetamidase/formamidase family protein, whose protein sequence is MAQQTVFVNTFTNGIVGPSAKMVGPVVDGGFIVAQTAAGCWGPMITPELHGGHEVTSPVLVENAEIGDAIAIRLVSIDVTSEVTTSGNDIIDPEKCVGDPYVAGKCPHCGTVNPPTETIGIGENSVVCKKCKQPCSPFTFSNGYTIAFDSSKTIGITLDEEASKKTASNAKHYMHTPDNSIQNPAVVMQAHDIPGVVARMRPFVGQLGTVPAVDRPDSHNAGDFGAFLVNAPHEFGIQDYDDLQVTDGHMDIARVRQGAMVIAPVRVKGGGVYVGDMHAMQGDGEIAGHTTDVCGIVTMQVTVLKGLNIEGPIILPVPEDLPYLAKPLSKKEKALAQAESAKWNVPVEDSAPLAFVGTGKDLNHAVQVALTRAGNLLGMTVPEVMNRCTITGNIEIGRAPGVVTATFRVPVDKLKELGLYEMVAEQYLK, encoded by the coding sequence ATGGCTCAACAAACAGTCTTTGTGAACACCTTTACCAACGGCATTGTAGGACCCAGTGCCAAAATGGTGGGACCTGTTGTAGATGGGGGATTTATTGTTGCCCAGACAGCCGCAGGGTGCTGGGGACCCATGATTACCCCGGAACTTCATGGCGGCCATGAAGTCACCTCACCGGTTCTGGTGGAAAATGCCGAAATAGGTGATGCCATTGCCATCAGACTGGTATCCATTGATGTCACCTCTGAAGTCACCACATCGGGCAATGATATCATTGACCCGGAAAAATGTGTTGGCGATCCCTACGTGGCAGGCAAATGCCCCCATTGCGGAACAGTCAATCCACCTACGGAAACCATCGGCATTGGTGAAAACAGTGTTGTGTGCAAAAAATGCAAACAGCCCTGTTCACCCTTCACCTTTTCCAACGGGTACACCATAGCTTTTGACAGTTCCAAAACCATTGGCATTACCCTTGATGAAGAGGCCAGCAAGAAAACAGCCAGCAATGCCAAACACTACATGCATACCCCTGACAACTCCATTCAGAATCCGGCAGTTGTCATGCAGGCCCATGATATTCCCGGAGTGGTTGCCAGGATGCGCCCCTTTGTGGGCCAGTTGGGTACAGTGCCTGCAGTGGACAGACCCGATTCCCACAATGCCGGTGATTTTGGTGCGTTCCTGGTCAATGCACCGCACGAATTCGGCATACAGGATTATGATGATCTGCAGGTGACTGACGGACACATGGATATTGCCAGAGTCAGGCAGGGAGCAATGGTCATCGCGCCTGTTCGGGTAAAAGGCGGCGGGGTGTACGTGGGTGACATGCATGCCATGCAGGGTGATGGTGAAATTGCCGGGCACACCACGGATGTGTGCGGCATTGTGACCATGCAGGTCACTGTTCTGAAAGGCCTGAACATAGAAGGCCCCATCATCCTCCCGGTTCCCGAAGATCTCCCCTATCTGGCCAAACCCTTATCCAAAAAAGAAAAGGCCCTTGCCCAGGCCGAGTCAGCAAAATGGAACGTTCCTGTTGAAGATTCCGCCCCCCTGGCCTTTGTGGGCACAGGCAAAGACCTCAACCACGCGGTTCAGGTAGCCCTTACCAGAGCGGGCAATCTTCTGGGCATGACCGTTCCCGAAGTCATGAACAGATGCACCATCACGGGCAATATAGAAATAGGAAGAGCGCCAGGTGTTGTCACGGCAACATTCAGAGTGCCGGTGGACAAGCTGAAAGAACTGGGCTTGTATGAAATGGTTGCTGAGCAATACTTGAAATAA
- the cas2 gene encoding CRISPR-associated endonuclease Cas2 has product MMVLVSYDVSLKDADGPRRLRRIAKVCTNYGQRVQFSVFECIVDPAQWACLRAQLIQEMDETQDSLRFYFLGANWRRRVEHIGAKAGIDQEGPLVL; this is encoded by the coding sequence ATGATGGTCTTGGTAAGTTATGATGTTTCCCTGAAGGATGCAGACGGGCCGCGCCGGTTGCGACGCATTGCCAAGGTCTGCACCAATTATGGACAGAGAGTACAATTCTCGGTTTTTGAATGTATTGTTGACCCTGCTCAATGGGCCTGTTTACGGGCTCAACTTATTCAGGAGATGGATGAAACCCAGGACAGTCTTCGTTTTTATTTTCTTGGAGCCAACTGGAGACGTCGCGTTGAACATATCGGTGCTAAAGCCGGAATTGACCAGGAAGGTCCCTTGGTTTTGTGA
- the cas1c gene encoding type I-C CRISPR-associated endonuclease Cas1c yields the protein MKKHLNTLFITTQGTYLAKEGECVVVLVEKKARARIPIHTLNSIVCFGQVSYSPYLLGHCAENNVSLSHLTEYGKFLANMQGPVSGNVLLRREQYRKADDPDACGKITKGLLAGKIANCRTVLQRGARDHGDKGNKDYLRRAADQLTLGMQRLKSVNSVDSLRGIEGDAANTYFGVFNHLITSKDPCFCFSGRNRRPPLDAPNCLLSFIYTLLVHDVRSALECVGLDPAVGYLHKDRPGRPSLALDLMEEFRPFFADRLALTLINRGQITSKGFQVTDSGAVHMSEDARKTLLVAYQNRKQEEVMHPFLREKMTIGMLWHIQARLLARHLRGDLDAYPPFVWK from the coding sequence ATGAAAAAACATCTGAACACGTTGTTTATTACAACGCAGGGGACATATCTTGCCAAGGAAGGCGAATGTGTTGTCGTTCTGGTTGAGAAAAAGGCCCGGGCCAGAATCCCCATTCATACTTTGAACAGCATCGTGTGTTTTGGACAGGTATCATACAGTCCGTATCTTCTGGGACATTGTGCCGAAAACAATGTTTCTCTCTCCCATTTAACGGAGTACGGAAAGTTTCTGGCCAACATGCAGGGGCCTGTTTCCGGGAATGTACTTCTACGCAGGGAACAATACCGGAAGGCAGATGACCCTGACGCCTGTGGAAAGATCACCAAGGGGCTTCTTGCAGGGAAAATTGCCAATTGCCGGACGGTGTTGCAGCGGGGAGCTCGTGATCATGGAGACAAGGGGAACAAGGATTATCTGCGTCGAGCTGCCGATCAACTCACTCTGGGAATGCAACGCTTGAAAAGTGTGAATTCCGTGGATTCATTGCGTGGAATTGAGGGCGATGCAGCCAATACCTATTTTGGAGTGTTCAACCATCTGATCACAAGTAAAGATCCCTGTTTTTGTTTTTCCGGTCGTAATCGTCGTCCCCCTTTAGATGCTCCCAATTGTTTGTTATCGTTCATATATACATTACTTGTCCATGATGTGAGAAGTGCCCTGGAATGTGTCGGTCTTGATCCGGCAGTGGGATATCTCCACAAGGATCGCCCCGGCAGACCCAGCCTCGCTCTTGATCTTATGGAAGAATTCAGGCCTTTTTTTGCAGATCGTCTGGCCCTGACCCTCATTAATCGTGGGCAGATTACTTCCAAGGGGTTCCAGGTGACGGACAGCGGGGCGGTTCACATGAGTGAGGATGCCCGCAAGACTCTCTTGGTAGCCTATCAGAACAGAAAGCAAGAGGAGGTGATGCACCCCTTTCTCAGAGAAAAGATGACCATAGGCATGCTCTGGCATATTCAGGCCCGTCTGCTGGCCCGTCATCTAAGAGGCGACCTGGATGCTTATCCGCCTTTTGTCTGGAAATAG
- a CDS encoding SagB/ThcOx family dehydrogenase, whose product MKVSRRKVLGMLATGAVAGVMGSHHVLAADKDPGALPEPAPGAAGSLVRALKLRQSTRSFSPEPIPRQLLSDLLWAAFGINRPASGKRTAPSAFNSQEIDLYVIMQDGVFVYEPQAHRLNLVTSADVRELAGRQGYVRKAPVNIMYVADYARMKRISPEQKPVLTAANAGCISQNVYLFCALNALGTVVRDGIDRDALARAMSLGKDQHIVLGQSVGYRKS is encoded by the coding sequence ATGAAGGTTTCACGAAGAAAGGTTTTGGGAATGCTGGCAACAGGAGCCGTGGCCGGGGTCATGGGGTCACATCATGTACTGGCTGCTGACAAGGATCCGGGTGCTTTGCCCGAACCCGCTCCGGGTGCTGCCGGATCCCTTGTCAGGGCACTTAAGCTTCGCCAAAGCACCAGATCCTTTTCCCCCGAACCGATCCCCCGGCAATTGCTTTCGGATCTCCTTTGGGCGGCCTTTGGCATCAACCGGCCCGCATCAGGCAAACGCACGGCACCCTCGGCTTTTAACAGCCAGGAAATCGATCTGTATGTGATCATGCAGGACGGGGTGTTTGTGTATGAACCCCAGGCTCACCGTCTGAACCTGGTGACCTCGGCCGATGTGAGGGAGCTGGCCGGTCGCCAGGGGTATGTGCGCAAGGCGCCGGTGAATATCATGTATGTTGCTGATTACGCCCGGATGAAACGGATTTCCCCGGAGCAAAAACCCGTGCTCACGGCCGCCAATGCCGGGTGCATCAGCCAGAATGTCTATCTGTTTTGCGCCCTGAACGCTTTGGGCACTGTTGTTCGGGACGGCATCGACAGGGATGCCCTGGCCCGGGCCATGTCCCTGGGTAAGGATCAGCACATTGTTCTGGGCCAAAGTGTGGGCTATCGGAAATCATGA
- a CDS encoding nitroreductase family protein encodes MTHPVIKDLTRRYATKRYDATRRIAPRDMEVIKEALRLTPSSVNSQPWKFIIIESDEAKQRLHATFARKFQMNQKHALEASHIILFAYNPCFTRENYKRVVDVEVASGHLPADKYDEMMDKGFFFAQMNMDETGCNGHWTRAQTYLALGNALHTAARLGIDATPMEGVDKDLIGEVFRKELGGYVCEVALALGYHLEGQDYNQGLPKARLPLEDVVTVI; translated from the coding sequence ATGACACACCCCGTTATCAAGGATCTCACCCGTCGGTACGCCACCAAAAGATACGATGCCACCAGGCGCATTGCCCCCCGGGACATGGAGGTGATCAAGGAGGCGCTGCGTCTCACCCCCTCTTCGGTCAATTCCCAGCCGTGGAAGTTCATCATCATTGAAAGCGATGAAGCCAAACAGCGCTTGCATGCCACCTTTGCCCGCAAATTCCAGATGAACCAGAAGCATGCCCTGGAGGCCTCCCATATCATCCTGTTTGCCTACAATCCCTGTTTTACCCGGGAGAACTACAAAAGGGTGGTGGACGTGGAAGTGGCCTCGGGGCATCTGCCGGCTGACAAGTATGACGAGATGATGGACAAGGGGTTTTTCTTTGCCCAGATGAACATGGATGAAACAGGGTGCAATGGCCATTGGACCAGGGCCCAAACCTATCTTGCCCTGGGCAATGCCCTGCACACGGCTGCCCGTCTTGGCATTGACGCCACGCCCATGGAGGGGGTTGACAAGGATCTCATTGGAGAGGTCTTCCGCAAGGAGCTTGGGGGATACGTGTGCGAGGTTGCCCTGGCCCTGGGGTATCATCTGGAGGGCCAGGACTATAACCAGGGGCTTCCCAAGGCGCGATTGCCCCTGGAAGATGTTGTTACGGTGATATGA
- the cas7c gene encoding type I-C CRISPR-associated protein Cas7/Csd2: MTAIANRYEFVLLFDVENGNPNGDPDAGNMPRIDPETGHGLVTDVCLKRKIRNHVALTKEGAEGFKIYIQEKAVLNDTNECAYKALDLKPVSKKLPKKIEDAQRVTSWMCSNFYDIRTFGAVMTTEINCGQVRGPVQLAFAKSVDPIVPQEVSITRMAVTTKAEAEKQQGDNRTMGRKHIVPYGLYVARGFVSAPLAEKTGFSDDDLNLLWDALINMFEHDRSAARGLMSSRKLFVFKHENKFGSAPAHNLFDLVQVSRADGSTGPARSFADYTVTVGQAPSGVEIIEKL; encoded by the coding sequence ATGACCGCCATAGCCAATCGTTATGAATTCGTGCTGCTTTTTGACGTTGAAAACGGTAATCCCAATGGTGATCCCGACGCAGGCAACATGCCACGTATTGATCCGGAAACAGGGCATGGTTTGGTCACGGACGTGTGCCTGAAGCGCAAGATTCGCAACCATGTTGCTCTCACGAAAGAGGGGGCAGAGGGGTTTAAAATTTACATTCAGGAAAAAGCTGTACTGAACGATACCAATGAATGTGCGTACAAGGCGCTTGATTTGAAGCCTGTATCCAAGAAATTACCCAAAAAAATCGAAGATGCTCAAAGGGTAACAAGCTGGATGTGCTCAAATTTTTACGATATCCGCACTTTTGGGGCTGTCATGACTACCGAGATCAATTGTGGTCAGGTGCGCGGTCCTGTGCAGCTGGCTTTTGCCAAAAGTGTTGACCCCATTGTTCCGCAGGAAGTGAGCATTACCCGCATGGCCGTAACAACAAAAGCTGAAGCTGAAAAACAGCAGGGAGATAACCGAACCATGGGCCGCAAGCATATCGTGCCTTATGGTTTGTATGTGGCACGAGGTTTTGTTTCGGCACCATTGGCCGAGAAAACAGGGTTTTCCGATGATGATTTAAATCTTCTTTGGGATGCCCTTATCAACATGTTCGAGCATGATCGTTCTGCGGCCCGTGGACTCATGAGCAGCAGAAAGCTCTTTGTTTTTAAACATGAGAATAAATTCGGAAGTGCTCCAGCGCACAATCTTTTCGATTTGGTGCAGGTCAGTCGGGCAGATGGGTCTACCGGTCCAGCCAGATCATTTGCCGACTATACCGTTACGGTTGGGCAGGCTCCTTCCGGCGTGGAAATTATCGAAAAATTGTAG
- the cas4 gene encoding CRISPR-associated protein Cas4, which yields MYQESELFQLSALQHYLFCPRQCALIHLEQIWKENRYTVEGQLMHGRADSERVEKRGNRKIVCSLMIRSLRLGVSGKADVVEFFKEDGKWVPFPVEYKRGRPKENDSDRVQLCAQAVCLEEMLGTEVPCGALFYGKQKRRLPVEFDEMLRAKTENTARAIHEMLAQGVTPAVKWTKKCERCSLLEVCMPEKTGSRCSASRYLASILST from the coding sequence ATGTATCAGGAATCCGAGCTCTTCCAACTTTCTGCATTGCAGCATTATCTCTTTTGTCCCCGGCAATGTGCTCTTATCCATCTGGAACAAATCTGGAAGGAGAACAGGTATACTGTCGAAGGGCAGCTGATGCATGGGCGGGCCGACAGTGAGCGTGTTGAAAAGCGTGGCAATCGTAAGATTGTCTGCAGTCTCATGATTCGTTCCTTGCGGCTTGGTGTTTCTGGCAAGGCGGATGTGGTAGAGTTCTTCAAGGAAGATGGGAAATGGGTTCCATTCCCCGTGGAGTACAAGCGGGGACGGCCCAAGGAAAATGATTCTGATCGTGTGCAGTTGTGCGCCCAAGCCGTGTGTCTGGAGGAAATGCTGGGAACAGAGGTTCCTTGTGGCGCACTTTTTTATGGAAAACAAAAACGGCGACTGCCCGTCGAGTTCGATGAAATGTTACGCGCAAAGACCGAAAATACCGCACGTGCCATTCACGAAATGCTCGCACAAGGTGTGACCCCTGCAGTCAAATGGACAAAAAAATGTGAGCGTTGTTCATTGTTGGAGGTCTGTATGCCGGAGAAAACCGGGAGCAGATGTTCAGCTTCCCGATATCTAGCTTCGATTTTATCGACATGA